In a single window of the Hippoglossus hippoglossus isolate fHipHip1 chromosome 7, fHipHip1.pri, whole genome shotgun sequence genome:
- the her3 gene encoding hairy-related 3, giving the protein MVATTDCAEKSKSITGNKVSKPLMEKKRRARINKCLDQLKLLLESFYSSNIRKRKLEKADILELTVKHLRNLQRIQSCSVGASEFSDHQTGFRSCLANVDQYLIMADTLNGGDRWMVSQLSGKLSRSLQGRGQVSSTMDSGLVRAEAREEDEEEEEEEARRLLPPAAGPEEGNTARPKVQRLNSAGTSRFPPSEEARQSRGAKQAVGVENSPSHKKRLSVSHRNEAANSQHSVWRPW; this is encoded by the exons ATGGTGGCGACAACAGACTGCGCGGAAAAGTCCAAATCCATCACTGGAAACAAG gtaTCCAAACCACTGATGGAAAAGAAACGAAGAGCTCGCATCAACAAGTGTTTGGACCAGTTAAAACTGCTTCTGGAGAGCTTCTACAGCAGCAAT ATTCGAAAACGCAAACTGGAGAAGGCCGACATCCTGGAGCTCACTGTGAAACATCTGAGGAACCTCCAAAGGATTCAGAGCT GCTCTGTCGGTGCCTCCGAGTTTTCTGATCACCAAACCGGCTTCCGAAGTTGTCTGGCAAACGTCGACCAGTACTTGATCATGGCGGACACCTTGAACGGAGGCGACCGCTGGATGGTTTCGCAGCTCTCCGGTAAACTCAGCCGCTCTCTGCAGGGACGAGGGCAGGTCtccagcaccatggacagcggCCTGGTGCGCGCTGAGGCCcgggaggaggatgaggaggaggaggaggaggaggcgcggAGGCTCCTTCCACCTGCGGCCGGACCCGAGGAGGGAAACACGGCCAGACCCAAAGTACAGAGACTCAACAGCGCAGGCACGTCTCGTTTCCCACCGAGCGAGGAGGCACGACAGTCCCGTGGAGCCAAACAGGCTGTCGGTGTTGAAAACAGTCCCAGTCACAAGAAGCGCCTCTCGGTCAGCCACAGGAATGAAGCAGCGAACAGTCAACACAGTGTCTGGAGGCCTTGGTAG